The window GCGGCTCGGGATTATTACGCCATGGAAAAGCTCTGGGCCGACGCGCCCCGGGCGTCTTATTGAGCCGGACCGCGGCGTGCAAATCAAGCTGTTGTGGCCGGGCCGGGCCAAGCTGCCGGGCATCCCCGAGCTCCAGGCTCATTACCTCAAACGCATCACCGACCTCATGCCGACCCGCTTGATCGAGACGTCGGCGGCCAAGGGCCTGGACGAAAAGGCGGCCAAAAAAATCCTGGAAATCGAGGCCGCGGGTCTTGAAAAGCAGATCAAAGACGATTATATTGTCACCCTCTTTGACCGAGGCCGCGAGATGAGCTCGCCCGAGCTGGCCCGGTTTTTCGAGGGGCGCGCCGTCGCGGGGACCCGGTCGGTAGCCTTCCTGGTGGGGGGCTTCCTGGGGTTGGCGCCGCGCCTGCTGGAAAGGGCCGACTTGTGTTTGTCCTTGTCTCGCATGACATATTCGCACGAGCTCTGCCGTCTCGTACTGATGGAACAAATCTTCCGAGCGCTTTCGCTCATGAAAGGGAGACCGTATGCTAAATAAGAAGCCGGTCCTGACCAAGAAAGAGATTGAGGAATACCGCAAGAAGCTGGCCGACCGCCGCAACGATCTCGTCAACAAGCTGAGCGAATTCCGGAACGAAAGCAAACAGGTCGAGACGGATATCGCCCAGGACCTGGCCGACAAGGCCGAGAGCTCCTACACCAAGGAATTCCTGCTCAGCATGTCCGACGCCGAAAGGGACGAGCTGCTTCAGATCGATGCCGCCCTGAAGCGCATCGACAAGCGCGAATTCGGAAACTGCCTAATGTGCCAGAAAGAAATCGGCAAGAAACGGTTGAGCCATCTGCCCTGGGCGCCCCTATGCATCGAATGCGAGGAAAAGGCCGAGACGGAGTGCGCCTGACCGGAAGGTTGGGAGCGCGCCTCCTCGAATTGCTTGTCTTCCCTTCCGCCTGCCGCCTGTGCGGCCGTTTACTGGATGGGCCTGGCGAGCGCGTGCTCTGCCCGGACTGTATATCCGGCTTGTCGCCGCTCCATGGCCCGGTTTGCCCGTCCTGCGGCCGAGGTTTCGGCGCCGCGGTCGATCCCCATCTTTGCGGCGACTGCCTGGTATCCCCGCCCCCGTTTTCGCGGCACCGCTCGGCCGGGCTTTACGGCGGAACCCTGAAAGAAGCGCTGCTCCTGTTCAAATTCCGCAAATACCGGCCGCTGGCCAAGCCGCTGGGCTCGTTTGTCGCTTCCGCTCTGCGCGGGGAAGAGGCCCTCTGGGAGGATGGCGTCTTCGTCCCCGTGCCGCTTCACAAAAAGCGGCGGCGGCAGCGGGGCTTCAACCAGGCCGAAGCCTTGGCCGGGGAATTGAGCCGGCTGACGGGACGGCCCGTCGAGACCCGGGCCCTGCGGCGGATGGCCGATATCCCGCCGCAGACGAGGCTGGGGAAGGCCGAACGCCGGGCCAATGTCCGGGGGGCGTTTAAAGTCGTGCGGCCGGACCGGATCCGCGGCCGCGTCATCGTGCTCGTGGACGACGTCTTCACGACGGGCTCGACCCTGGGCGAGTGCGCCCGCGAGCTGCGGCGGGCGGGCGCGGCCGACGTTCGCGCCGTGACCATCGCCCAGGCCTGAGCAGGGATAAAACAATTTCTTCTCCCATCTCGGGAAACATCAGCGGTTTGGAGTGTCGGCCAACGGCGAAACCGCGCGGGTTCCGGCTTTTTACGCCTCTCCGCGAGGGCACCCAACGGGCGCCGGGGCTGTTTGAGCACGCGACCATCTAAAGGAATCGAAACAGAGTGGGTGGTCTCCATAACCGAGAGATCTCGAATGCGGAGTTCCGCCCTCGCGGGGACTGTCGAAACGAAGTCCCGACGAGGACTGCGAAACGCTGGAGGCGCCGAGCGGATTAGCGTGAAAAGGAGTGGTGAACCCGCGCCGCCGGGACGACACTCCGGACCGCGTTTCCCGGAATCGGGAGAAGAACCAAAAAAAAGGGGAGGCGGCGAACCGCCTCCCTTGGTTTACGGAACCCGCGCGCTTACTTCTTCTCGGCGGGGGTGACGATCTTGACGGTGCGGGGCTTGAGCTCCTGCCGCTTGGGCATCGTGATCCGCAGGACGCCGTTCTCGTACTCGGCCTTGATGGATTCGGGGTCGATCGAGTTGGGCATGGTGAAGGCCCGGTAGAAGGAGCCGTAGGACCGCTCGATGCGGTGGTAGTTCTCCTCCTTGGTTTCCTTCTCGAACTTCCGCTCGCCCTTCAGCTGAAGGGTGTTGTCCTCGATCCGGATCTCGATGTCCTTCTCGGCGATGCCGGGGACTTCGGCCGTCAGGACGAGCTCGTTCTCTGTCTCGTAGATGTCCACGGACGGAGCCCAAGCGCTGGGCGTCAGCTCTTTGTCCTCGCCGCGGCCGGCGAAAACGTCTTCAAACGCCCGATTCATCCTTTCGCGCAGCGTGACCATATCCCGGAAGGGATCCCAACGAATAATAGCCATTGAAAAACCTCCTTAGGTTTGCGTTTACCCATATAATCTAATATCTTAGTATTAATATGTCAAGTATTCTTATTAAATCGTAGTTAAATATAATTCAGATATATCTATGTACGTAAACAATGTATTATTAATTATATAAAATAATTTTATAAAAAATTCGGATAAAAATATTTTCGATCTTTTCCAGATTCTAGGAAAACTATAGCGGTTCTGAGTACCGGCCAACGGCGATATCGCGAGGGCGGCGCCTTGTCCCGAAGGCGCATAACACTTTTAATCTCAATGATATCACCGCCCCTGCCCCTCCTTCAAGGAGGGGCTTGGTTCGCGCCTTCGGCTGCTGGTGCTGAGGGAAGCCAACCCTCGCGGGGACGATCGAAACGACGTCCCTACGAGGACTGCGAAGCCCTGCGGCCGCCGAGGGCTGTTTGAGCACGCGACCATCTGACGGAATCGAAACGGAGTGGGTGGTCCCCAAGACCGGTAGATCTCGAATGCGGAGTTCCGCCCTCGCGGGGACGGTCGGGGCGACGTCCCGATGAGGACTGCGAAGCGCTGGAGGCGCCGAAGAGAACTGTGGGAAAAGGCGAGTAGAGCCCGAAGCCGCCCTCGCGAGGACCGTTGAAGCAACTGTCCTGGCGAGGACTACCAAGGCGTTGCCGGGACGGTACTTAGAGCCGCGTTTCCCGGAATCGAGAGAAGATCAAAATATTTGAGATTTATTCCCTGGTTTTTCCGCCTACGAGGACGGTCAGCTCTCCCTTAAAGACGCGCCCCTTGGTTTGGGTGGCCAATTCGGAGGCTGATCCGCGGAGGAACTCCTCATAGATCTTGGTCAATTCGCGGGCGATGACGACCGGCCGGTCGCCGAGGGTTTTCTGGACGGCTTCAAGAAACGCTTCGATCTTGCGGCCGGGCAAATAAAAGATCAGCGTCGCGTCCTGTTCGGCCAAGGCGACCAAGGCTTTGCGAAGCCCCTCGGACTTCGGCGGCGGGAAGCCGGCGAATAGGAATCTATGGGTGGGCAGGCCCGCGGCGCAGAGCGCCGTGGTGACGGCCGAGGGGCCGGGAATCGGAACCACCCGCAAACCCTCGCGGACGGCCTCCCGCACCAGCCGGAAGCCCGGATCGGAGATGGCCGGCGTCCCGGCATCCGAGACGAGGGCCACGTCCTTGCCTTCTTTCAGCAGGCCGATCAGCATCGGGATGCGGGCCCCTTCACGCGGTTGGTAATGGCTGATGAGGCGGTTCTTGATCTCGTAGCGGGCCAGCAGAAGCGCCGTCCGGCGGGTGTCCTCGCAGGCAATCGCCGCCGCCTCCTTGAGAATCCGGAGGGCCCGGAAGGTGACGTCTTCCAGGTTCCCGATGGGGGTTGCGACGACGAACAGGGTTCCGGCCATGGGAGCGGGTCCCGCCTCAGCGCTCCCAGTCGTAGGGGTAGAGAAAATCGTGGCCGATCGTGCGGGCCGAGATCTTGGCGATCGGCGGTAGCTGCCGCTTGAACTCGGACCCCTTGATCAGGGCCAGCACTCGGTCCACCTTCTTGGCCGCCGCGCCCGCGGCCAGAAGATCCTCGCGGCGCTCCCGCTCGTCGACCAGCTTGAAGAGGATCTCGTCGATCTCGGCGTAGGTCAAGCCGAGCTCGTCCTCGTCCGTTTGTCCGGCCCACAAGCCGGCCGTGGGCTTCTTGGCCTGGATTTGTTCCGGGATCTCGAGATGGGCCGCGAGCTGGCGGACCTGGGTTTTGTACAGGTCTCCCATGGGGTTGATGGCGCAGGCCATATCGCCGTGGATCGTGCCGTAGCCGATCAGGAGCTCGGTTTTGTTGCTTGTGCCCAGGATCAGGGAATGATCGCGGGCCGAGACATCATAGAGGATGGACATCCGCTCGCGGGCCATCTTGTTGCCGCGGCGGACCCTGTCGTCGGTCGGCCTCCGCTCGAAGTAGGCGTCGACCATGGGCCGGATATCGATCGTCTCGGCGGCGATGCCGAGATGCTTCGCCAAGAGGCCCGCGTCGTCCAGGTCGGCGGTGAAGCTTGCGCTGTAGGGCATCATCAGGCCCAGGACATTGGACGGTCCTAGGGCCCGAACCGCCAAGGCGGCGCAGACGGACGAATCCAGTCCGCCCGACAGCCCCAGCACGCCCTTGGCGAAGCCGAATTTGGCCAGCTCGTCCCGGATGAAAGCCGTTAGGATTTTGACTGCGAACGGAGCGTTAATCGTCATGGCGAAGCAGGGTCCTTTGCAGGGAAGTCAGGGTTATCTCGGGCCTATCGTCGCGCCTCCATGGCCAGGTCTTGCGGGCCTTGCGCACGGCGCCCGGATCGACCTCGGCCAGCAGGAGATGCTTCTCGAAATACGGCGCCTGGGCCAGAAGCTTGCCCGAGGGACCGTAGACGAACGAGCCGCCGGCGAAGGTCATGCCGTCCTCGCCGCCGACCCGGTTGCAGTAGACGACGATCGAGGTCGTGAAAAAGGACATGGATTCGCCCATCAGCTCCCACATCCGGCTCGAGGCGAACCCCTTTTCCCCGCCCAAGCCGCGGCCGGGGGCGGCGCTGATCGTGATCATCATCTCGCTGCCTCCCGCAAACAAGAGATATCCGGCGTTGAGATGGAGAAAGTCGCGGCAGATCATCATTCCGGCCGGGCCGAACGGGGAGGGGAAGGAGCCGAAATGGCCGCCCGGGGCGAAAAACCGGGCTTCCTCGAACATGCCGAAGGTGGGGAGAAAGACCTTGCGGTGGATGTGGAGGATCCGGCCCTTGGCCAGGAAAGCGGCCGAATTGTAGAAAAGACCCTTCGCCTCCGGCCGCTCCTCGACGAATCCCACGACAAGGGGGATCTCCCGGCTCAGGCTCTTGAGTTCGCGCAGGTGCGGGGACCGGCCGGGATCAAGGGCCACCGTCTCGACGAGATCGCGGAGCTTGTACCCGGTCAGGCCGAGCTCGGGAAACACGATCAGGTCGGCTTTCTCGCGGCGGGCCTTCTCGGCCGCTTCCAGGTGGAGGCCGATGTTCTTCTTGATGTTCCCCAGGTGGGGCGCAATCTGGGCCAAGGCGATTTTCATGTAGTTAAATTATCACATGTCGGCCTTGGGAGAAACTTCCGGGAGGATCCACCAACGGCGCCTTGTCTTCCTCAATATGAATTGATTCGTTTGAAGAAGGGGGATTCAGTTGGGGCGAAGGGTGTGGGGTGCCGAACCTATCTGAAATCTTCAAAACTCGGGCGAGGGGTTTGGGGGGCAATGGAGGGGTGGCAGCCCTAATCGGCCATCGGCCGATAGGGCGTTGGAGGGGGACGCGGCTAAAGGGTCCCCCTCCAAGGGAGTCCGACCTTCTTTATTCGGAGGTTCCTTTAGACTACAATGCTCCTGCATCCATGAATCACATCGCCATCCA is drawn from Candidatus Aminicenantes bacterium and contains these coding sequences:
- a CDS encoding TraR/DksA C4-type zinc finger protein, coding for MLNKKPVLTKKEIEEYRKKLADRRNDLVNKLSEFRNESKQVETDIAQDLADKAESSYTKEFLLSMSDAERDELLQIDAALKRIDKREFGNCLMCQKEIGKKRLSHLPWAPLCIECEEKAETECA
- a CDS encoding NAD+ synthase, with protein sequence MTINAPFAVKILTAFIRDELAKFGFAKGVLGLSGGLDSSVCAALAVRALGPSNVLGLMMPYSASFTADLDDAGLLAKHLGIAAETIDIRPMVDAYFERRPTDDRVRRGNKMARERMSILYDVSARDHSLILGTSNKTELLIGYGTIHGDMACAINPMGDLYKTQVRQLAAHLEIPEQIQAKKPTAGLWAGQTDEDELGLTYAEIDEILFKLVDERERREDLLAAGAAAKKVDRVLALIKGSEFKRQLPPIAKISARTIGHDFLYPYDWER
- a CDS encoding Hsp20/alpha crystallin family protein yields the protein MAIIRWDPFRDMVTLRERMNRAFEDVFAGRGEDKELTPSAWAPSVDIYETENELVLTAEVPGIAEKDIEIRIEDNTLQLKGERKFEKETKEENYHRIERSYGSFYRAFTMPNSIDPESIKAEYENGVLRITMPKRQELKPRTVKIVTPAEKK
- a CDS encoding 23S rRNA (pseudouridine(1915)-N(3))-methyltransferase RlmH; amino-acid sequence: MQIKLLWPGRAKLPGIPELQAHYLKRITDLMPTRLIETSAAKGLDEKAAKKILEIEAAGLEKQIKDDYIVTLFDRGREMSSPELARFFEGRAVAGTRSVAFLVGGFLGLAPRLLERADLCLSLSRMTYSHELCRLVLMEQIFRALSLMKGRPYAK
- a CDS encoding ComF family protein yields the protein MRLTGRLGARLLELLVFPSACRLCGRLLDGPGERVLCPDCISGLSPLHGPVCPSCGRGFGAAVDPHLCGDCLVSPPPFSRHRSAGLYGGTLKEALLLFKFRKYRPLAKPLGSFVASALRGEEALWEDGVFVPVPLHKKRRRQRGFNQAEALAGELSRLTGRPVETRALRRMADIPPQTRLGKAERRANVRGAFKVVRPDRIRGRVIVLVDDVFTTGSTLGECARELRRAGAADVRAVTIAQA
- the rsmI gene encoding 16S rRNA (cytidine(1402)-2'-O)-methyltransferase, which codes for MAGTLFVVATPIGNLEDVTFRALRILKEAAAIACEDTRRTALLLARYEIKNRLISHYQPREGARIPMLIGLLKEGKDVALVSDAGTPAISDPGFRLVREAVREGLRVVPIPGPSAVTTALCAAGLPTHRFLFAGFPPPKSEGLRKALVALAEQDATLIFYLPGRKIEAFLEAVQKTLGDRPVVIARELTKIYEEFLRGSASELATQTKGRVFKGELTVLVGGKTRE